In Tautonia marina, the DNA window ATTCCGACTTGAGCGGGTCGATCGCCGGGTAAAATCCCTGGCTCGCTCGCTGTCGAGACAAAACAATCGAGGCCGACAGGTGATGGAATGTATGGACCGCGGACGGGTCTGTAAAATCGTCGGCTGGCACGTAGACCGCCTGGATGGAAGTGATCGCCCCGGCCTCCGTATTGCTGATCCGCTCTTCCAGTTCGGCCAGTTCCGATCCGAGCGTCGGCTGATAGCCGAGCCTCGAAGGCAATCGACCGAGTAGTCCCGAAACCTCCGATCCCGACTGGATGAACCGAAAGATGTTGTCGATCAAGAGCAGAACGTCTTGCCTGCGGTCGTCCCGGAAATACTCGGCCATCGTCAGCGCCGCGTGGCCCACCCGAAACCGGGCGCCCGGAGGTTCGTTCATCTGTCCGTAGACGAGCACCGTGTTGTCCAGAACTCCAGCGTCCCGAACCTCATCGTACATATCCACCGCTTCCCGGATCCGCTCACCGATTCCGCAGAAGAGGCTGATTCCTTCATGCTGACCAATCATGTTATGAATCATTTCCATGATCAGCACGGTCTTGCCGACCCCGGCCCCACCAAACAGCCCGGCCTTGCCGCCGCGTTCGAGTGGGGAGAGGAGGTCGATTGCCTTGATCCCGGTGCGAAACACTTCGGTCTTCGTCACGCGACGAACCAGAGGAAGCGGCTCCTGGTGAATCGACCGCCATTCCCCCCCCTCAATTGGCTCCAAACCGTCAATCGTCTCACCGAACACATTGAAGATGCGACCCAGTAACCGTTCTCCGACTGGAACTCGTAACGGCTGACCTGTGTCCTCGATAGCTGATCCCCTCGCCAACCCCTGAGTACTTGTGAGGGCAATCCCTCGGATCGTCTGTTCATCAAGATGATCCAGAACCTCGATCACGATCTCTCGGTCTTCTCCGGTGCGAAGTGCGTGATACACCGCCGGAATCCCGTTCGGAAAAACGGCATCCACAACACTTTCTCGAACCCGGGTGACGGTTCCGATCCGTGGCCCTCTCTTCACCTCACGCTGATCCATGAGCCTTGGCCCGCTTCCATTGCCCGTCCGGTTGATTTCCCAACCTCCGCCACGTGACGGATACTCCAGAGAATACTGTCCGACTTTGCCGGGATCGAGTCGAGCCCTCACTCCAGAACAAACGCGACGCAATACGGAAGATCGCTCCCTGCCCGACCGAAACGTTGCTCCAGTCTCCTCGCTTCATCGACCGGATCGAAACCCAACGCGGCGACGGCTCGATGCAGCCGGTGACGGGCCACGAACTCGCCTCCCGCCTCAGTAACATTCTCTGGGGGGGACCGTCCGATCGGGAACTCTTGCAGCCCGCCGATGCGGGTGAACTCTCCGAACGCCCCCGCATCGCCACTCAGGTTCAGCGCATGCTCCGCAACCTTCGCGGAGTTGACCGGGGCGAGCGGTTCATTCACGCTTGGCTTTACCTTGATCAGCGAAAAAGCCTCCGTCCCGATCCCAAACGCTTCCCCAACTGGAACGAACAGCTTGCCAGCGACATGAAGGCCGAAACGCTCGCCATCTTCCGAGACGTTGCCTGGGAACGCAATCGCCCCTCTGGGAACTGCTCAATGCGCAGGTCACGTTCGCCACTCCCCGCCTGGCTGCCCACTACGTTATTGACGACCGTGCCGACCGCGAGCACCAGGCAGTTGACGCCATTCGCGTCTGACGCAACGATGCTCGACAAGGCTTCCGGCGAGGTCGTGCAATAAGCCGACCTCGCTCGGCGTCCGCCTCGTGATGATCTCGCGAGAGCATCGCCAGACGCGGCACGCCCCCGCCCGAGTTCCCGGGCGGATCGACCTGATCCGATCCCCCGCTCGCTCATGAGGAGTGCCTCGACGATGACCGTGTGCCTCACCTGGATTGTCCTCGGAGCCCTGGCCGTTGCACCTGCTCCTGCTCAGGCACAGGAGCACGCTGACGCCGCCTTGGAATCACTGTTCCAGGACTATCTCGACGCCTGGTTCGCCGATGAACCGCTCATGGCAACCCGCCTGGGCGATCATCGCTTCGACGATCGGCTCGAAGACCTGTCGGCCGAGTCCAGGGCCGGATGGGTCGAGCGTGACCGTCGGTTCCTCGCCGAATTGCCCGAGCGTGTCGATTACGACGCCCTCAGCCGCGACGGTCAGATCGACTACGAGATCTTCCGCCATCACCTGGAATACACCCTCTGGCTGTCCGAACACTTCAAGCCCTTCGAGAACGACCCGAGGACCTACGTCGGCTACACCACCGAGGGGGTTTACCTGCTGCTCACGCAGTCCACCCTTCCGGCAGCCGAGAACCTGTCCAACGCCATCGAGCGGATCAAGGCTGTCCCTCGGATCGTCGAGACGGCCAAGGCCACCCTCTCCGATGCGCCTCGGGTCAAGGTCGAGACGGCCATCCTTCAGACTCAGGGAGCCATTGCCTTCTACACCGACGACGTCTTTCTGTTCGCCAACCGTCCCCGAGACGAGGGAGTCCTGGCCGAAGTCGCCGCCGAGGCCGCCGAGGCGTTGCAAGACTATCTCGATTTCCTCACCAATGAGCTCTTGCCGAAGGCCGGCGACGACTGGCGGATCGGCCCCGACCTGTTTGCCGAAAAGGTGGCTCGGGAGCTGAATTCCGGGCTGACCGCCGCCGAGGTCCTGGCTGAGGCCACGGCCGAAGCCGAGCGGGTCGAGCAAGAGATGGCCGTCATCGCCCGACAACTTTGGTGGGAGATGTTCCCGAACACCCCCGTACCTCCGGACGACCCGGAAGGGCGTCGAACGCTGATCCGAAAGGTTCTTGATCAGATCGGCCGGGAACACGGCTCTCCCGACACGCTCGTCTCCGACGCGAAAGCCACCGTCGCTTCCATCAAAACGTTCATCAACGATCGCAACATTCTTCAACTTCCGGAACCGGATCGTTGCGAAATCATCGAGATGCCTGAATTTATGCGAGGCAACTCGGTCGCCTATCTTAACCCCGCCCCTCCGCTCGACCCCGAGAGCCGTAGCGAATACGCCATCAGCCCGCCGCCAAGCGACTGGGACGAGGAGCGCGTCGCAAGCTTCCTCCGGGAGTACAACGCCCGGATGCTCCAGATCCTCACGATCCACGAAGCCTACCCGGGCCACTACGTCCAGCTCGAATACTCGAACCGCTGCCCGTCGTTGATCCGTCGAGTCCTTTCCTCGGGCACCTTCGCGGAAGGCTGGGCCGTGTACACCGAACGGATGATGCTTGACGAGGGCTTCGGACTTGGCGACCCGAAGCTGCGCATGCAACAACTCAAATTTTATTTACGAGCCGTCGTCAATGCGATCCTCGACCACGAGATGCACGCCCACTCCATGACCGACGAGCAGGCCATGAGCTTGCTCATGGACCGTGCCTTCCAGACCGAAGGGGAAGCCGCCGGCAAGGTCATCCGATCCAAGCAGTCGTCGGCGCAGCTCTCCACCTACTTTGTCGGTCGTGTCGCCTTTCACCGCCTCCGCCAGGCCATTCAGCGCGAGCAGGGAGACGCCTTCGACCTCGCTCGCTTTCACGAGGCCACCCTCTCCCACGGCACCTTGCCGGTTAAGTATCTCCCGGAACTGGTCCGCCGATCGCTTGAAATGGGGGCGGTTGCCGAGTGAGCCGTGACCTGTACAGCCCAAATCCAAAAATTAGATCACACTTTCACAAGCTCAATAAACGACATGAACCAAACGAACTTCTGAGCGTTTTTCGATTAAGAATTCCATAATTCAGCACGCCCTGCTCGGGCCAATAGACCCGAGCAGGGCGTGCGTATTGCCGTTGACCGTCATCACCGATCCAAGACGCGATCGTCGGCGCGGATTGTCCCGAATCCAAAGAATCAGGCTGCGCGGAGCCAGTCCCGGATTCGGCCCAGCTCGCCGTTCCAGGAAGAGTCGAGACGACGGCGGACATAGCAGCCGTAAAGCAAGTCGAGCGACTCGGTCAGGTGCCGAAGCAGGTCGATCCGGCCGTCGATCGCCTCACGACCGGAGACGCCGTCCTCCTTGGGCAAGGCGGCGCCGGAGACGGCCATCGTTTCGGCCTGGATCGTCAGTTCGTAGGTCGCCCCCTGGCGTTCGAGCAAGAGACCGGCCTTGCGGGGCAGCTTGCCCGATTGCAAAGCGCGAAGGGCCTCGGGCATCCGGGTCGGACCTTCGTACGAGAGGCTATCGCGGCCCGTCTCGCCTCGGGGGCAGTCGAGTTGCAGGGTCTTGGAGATCATGACCGAGCATTCCGAGCCGTCGGCCAAGGTCAGCACGTCCCCTTCGTTCTGGAGCGTGTGCCAGAGCCAGAGGAGGAACTCGTTACCCCAGTAGTCTCGGCTCGTCGGGTCGGCCTCGGCCCAGGCGATCGAGGAATAGAGCGCCGAGTCGCCATCGCCGAACAGGGCAAGCGGGGCAGAGTCATAAAGCGCGTCGCCGTGGCCCATCTCGGCGGCGATCGACGCGGCCAGCACCCCGGCGGTCACCGGTTCGAGTGTTCGGTCAAACGTCTCGCGGAACAAGGGGAGCAGGCGGTCGAGCACGGCGTTGGACGTGGCACCGGCATACAACGTGTTGGTCCGGGCGTCCCAGAGAATCGGGTGCATCTTCCGGCGCCGGTAGCGGCCGTCGGCGGCCTCGGCCTCGGCTCGGACCTTGGCGGCTTCCTTGGCCTCCTCCCGCTGAGCCTTAGTGGGTCGGCCGCTGGCATTCTGGGCGGCACGAGCATCCAGCTCAATCTGAGTGTAGGCCTTCAGCAGGTCGCCGGGAATCTTGTCGGCGTCGATCCTCATGCCCAGGTGCAGGGCATCGTTAATCGAATTCTTGCCCAGCTCGAAGGTCATGTCGAGCACATGGTTTCCGCCCGACCAGCCGAAATGCACCCCGTCAGTTGGGTCGGCCTCGCCGTGTCGGCCGATGGCGTGGTTCGCCGCCTTTTCCAGGAATTCCT includes these proteins:
- the atpD gene encoding F0F1 ATP synthase subunit beta translates to MDQREVKRGPRIGTVTRVRESVVDAVFPNGIPAVYHALRTGEDREIVIEVLDHLDEQTIRGIALTSTQGLARGSAIEDTGQPLRVPVGERLLGRIFNVFGETIDGLEPIEGGEWRSIHQEPLPLVRRVTKTEVFRTGIKAIDLLSPLERGGKAGLFGGAGVGKTVLIMEMIHNMIGQHEGISLFCGIGERIREAVDMYDEVRDAGVLDNTVLVYGQMNEPPGARFRVGHAALTMAEYFRDDRRQDVLLLIDNIFRFIQSGSEVSGLLGRLPSRLGYQPTLGSELAELEERISNTEAGAITSIQAVYVPADDFTDPSAVHTFHHLSASIVLSRQRASQGFYPAIDPLKSESKMLVPHIIGRRHFEIAQEVRRTLATYEDLKDIISMLGLEELSREDRRTVERARRLERFLTQPFVVTEQFTGIEGQIVDADETLDGCERILNDEFADFSEADLYMIGTIDQAKTKQQARTRDQNGNAQNETQSQEQVAETTINEQGSEDNAS
- a CDS encoding DUF1592 domain-containing protein: MLQSPRFIDRIETQRGDGSMQPVTGHELASRLSNILWGGPSDRELLQPADAGELSERPRIATQVQRMLRNLRGVDRGERFIHAWLYLDQRKSLRPDPKRFPNWNEQLASDMKAETLAIFRDVAWERNRPSGNCSMRRSRSPLPAWLPTTLLTTVPTASTRQLTPFASDATMLDKASGEVVQ
- a CDS encoding DUF885 domain-containing protein, coding for MTVCLTWIVLGALAVAPAPAQAQEHADAALESLFQDYLDAWFADEPLMATRLGDHRFDDRLEDLSAESRAGWVERDRRFLAELPERVDYDALSRDGQIDYEIFRHHLEYTLWLSEHFKPFENDPRTYVGYTTEGVYLLLTQSTLPAAENLSNAIERIKAVPRIVETAKATLSDAPRVKVETAILQTQGAIAFYTDDVFLFANRPRDEGVLAEVAAEAAEALQDYLDFLTNELLPKAGDDWRIGPDLFAEKVARELNSGLTAAEVLAEATAEAERVEQEMAVIARQLWWEMFPNTPVPPDDPEGRRTLIRKVLDQIGREHGSPDTLVSDAKATVASIKTFINDRNILQLPEPDRCEIIEMPEFMRGNSVAYLNPAPPLDPESRSEYAISPPPSDWDEERVASFLREYNARMLQILTIHEAYPGHYVQLEYSNRCPSLIRRVLSSGTFAEGWAVYTERMMLDEGFGLGDPKLRMQQLKFYLRAVVNAILDHEMHAHSMTDEQAMSLLMDRAFQTEGEAAGKVIRSKQSSAQLSTYFVGRVAFHRLRQAIQREQGDAFDLARFHEATLSHGTLPVKYLPELVRRSLEMGAVAE